In Bacillus sp. DX3.1, the following proteins share a genomic window:
- a CDS encoding bifunctional oligoribonuclease/PAP phosphatase NrnA → MHEQILAAIKQFDTIIIHRHVRPDPDALGSQCGLGTMLQQSFPEKKIYMVGYSEPSLSYLRVMDEIDDEVYEDALVIVCDTANQERVCDQRYTKGKMLIKIDHHPNEDPYGDITWVDTTSSSTSELIYEFYSYGKDKGLTLTKESARLILAGIVGDTGRFLFPNTSARTLRFASELVEMGVEFPALYNEMYKTKERIARLNGYILQNFTMTEEGAAYIKLTKEVLEQFNVLPSEASGVVGALGNIEGLQAWVLFLEEEDVIRVRLRSKGPVINKLAMRYNGGGHPMASGAKAFSWEEADRIFADLREICK, encoded by the coding sequence ATGCATGAACAAATTTTAGCAGCGATTAAACAGTTTGATACAATCATTATTCACCGTCACGTGCGTCCAGACCCGGATGCGTTAGGATCTCAATGTGGCCTTGGAACGATGCTACAGCAATCGTTTCCAGAGAAAAAGATTTATATGGTTGGATACAGTGAACCATCTTTATCTTATTTACGTGTGATGGATGAAATCGATGATGAAGTGTATGAAGATGCCCTTGTTATCGTTTGTGATACAGCAAATCAAGAACGTGTTTGTGATCAGCGTTATACGAAAGGGAAGATGCTCATTAAAATCGATCATCATCCAAATGAAGATCCGTATGGAGATATTACATGGGTCGATACGACATCAAGCTCTACAAGTGAGCTCATTTATGAGTTTTATTCTTACGGAAAAGATAAAGGTTTAACGCTAACAAAAGAATCAGCCCGTCTTATTTTAGCAGGTATCGTTGGAGATACAGGGCGTTTTTTATTCCCAAATACATCTGCAAGAACGCTTCGCTTTGCATCTGAGCTTGTTGAAATGGGTGTGGAGTTTCCTGCATTATATAATGAAATGTATAAGACAAAAGAACGGATTGCTCGTTTAAATGGATACATTTTACAAAACTTTACGATGACAGAAGAAGGGGCTGCATATATAAAGCTTACAAAAGAAGTGCTAGAGCAGTTTAATGTGCTTCCTTCTGAGGCATCTGGTGTTGTTGGAGCGCTTGGAAATATCGAAGGGTTACAAGCTTGGGTTCTATTTTTAGAGGAAGAAGACGTGATTCGTGTACGTCTTCGTTCAAAAGGTCCAGTAATCAATAAGTTAGCAATGCGATATAACGGCGGAGGTCATCCGATGGCTTCTGGTGCAAAAGCATTTTCTTGGGAAGAAGCAGATCGTATCTTTGCTGACTTACGTGAAATATGTAAATGA
- a CDS encoding DUF3949 domain-containing protein has protein sequence MSSAWLFFGSIALFYFLIMIPIQYLYIEGLNEQRQRTRLSQQELYKNMSFEEEQLHFYVQGNSFNIPPAFVAYMILKMKGRKKASE, from the coding sequence ATGTCATCAGCTTGGCTCTTTTTTGGTAGTATTGCATTGTTTTATTTTCTTATTATGATACCTATTCAGTATCTTTATATTGAAGGGTTAAATGAACAAAGACAAAGAACAAGACTTTCACAGCAAGAACTTTATAAAAATATGTCTTTTGAAGAAGAGCAATTGCATTTTTATGTGCAGGGAAACTCTTTTAATATACCCCCTGCATTTGTTGCATATATGATTTTGAAAATGAAAGGACGTAAAAAAGCATCAGAATAA
- the ytrI gene encoding sporulation membrane protein YtrI has translation MKVPSASIAKRWYLFLGGAAVGGILSWIIFLYIYGVFQEDQARTIGKQEKIINEQKQRLHVLLEDRNKLNEENKNLLTIQEIKIEISNHDKYDLDSLTLENITTSIQNDLRHLLTKHVQSVAKNKELLKKTIENKVYKHYDRSYRFKIETISFDTVLEISINIKQER, from the coding sequence ATGAAAGTTCCAAGTGCTTCTATCGCTAAACGGTGGTATTTATTTTTAGGAGGAGCTGCTGTTGGAGGCATTTTAAGCTGGATTATTTTCTTGTACATATATGGCGTTTTTCAGGAGGATCAAGCACGTACAATTGGGAAACAAGAAAAAATAATTAATGAACAAAAACAGAGGCTACATGTCCTCCTAGAAGATCGTAATAAATTAAACGAAGAAAATAAAAACCTCTTAACAATCCAAGAAATTAAAATTGAAATTTCGAATCATGATAAATATGACTTAGACAGCCTTACTCTTGAAAATATTACAACCTCTATCCAAAACGACCTCCGTCACCTCTTAACAAAACATGTGCAGAGCGTAGCAAAAAATAAAGAACTACTAAAGAAAACAATTGAAAATAAAGTATATAAACATTATGACCGAAGCTATCGTTTCAAAATTGAAACGATTTCTTTTGATACTGTACTCGAAATTAGCATCAATATAAAACAAGAAAGGTAG
- a CDS encoding YtpI family protein, producing MPVLVFCIIISFMLYLFYKTKYFRTNRPMEKGWLSGKSAMALGLFVALFGVNQFFLDASTVRIVVGILFIAFGGASIFNGFRQYKHFLPLAAEEAEAYKTM from the coding sequence ATGCCAGTATTAGTCTTTTGTATTATCATCTCATTTATGTTGTATCTCTTCTATAAAACAAAATATTTTCGTACAAACCGTCCGATGGAAAAAGGATGGCTTTCAGGAAAATCAGCAATGGCACTCGGCTTATTTGTTGCATTATTTGGAGTGAATCAATTTTTCTTAGATGCTTCCACCGTGCGCATCGTAGTTGGTATTTTATTTATAGCGTTTGGTGGAGCGAGTATTTTCAACGGATTTCGCCAATATAAACACTTCTTGCCACTTGCGGCGGAAGAAGCAGAAGCCTATAAAACAATGTAA